In the genome of Deltaproteobacteria bacterium, one region contains:
- a CDS encoding formate dehydrogenase has product MGKYAALVDTSRCTACRGCQIACKQWNENPAEKTRQVGTYQNPPDLSNLTYTIIRFKEQAAGGKVAWNFFKDQCRHCLEPPCKDVADSMVRGAILQDTSGAVIYTEKTKDCDFGEIREACPYDIPRQDPATGVLYKCTFCNDRIDNGMVPVCIKACPTGALQFGLRKEILKRAETRLRELKKSHPAARILDRDEVSWIYILHQPEAEFQMSRKERSPSVRYALRSLFKPLGILAMGAAVVGQVSRDRE; this is encoded by the coding sequence ATGGGAAAATACGCTGCTCTAGTGGACACGTCCAGGTGCACAGCCTGTCGAGGGTGTCAGATCGCCTGCAAGCAGTGGAATGAAAACCCGGCTGAAAAAACCAGGCAGGTCGGCACCTACCAGAACCCCCCGGACCTCTCCAACCTGACCTATACCATCATCCGATTCAAGGAACAGGCGGCGGGTGGAAAGGTGGCGTGGAATTTCTTCAAGGATCAGTGCCGCCACTGTCTCGAGCCTCCGTGCAAGGATGTTGCGGACAGCATGGTCCGTGGGGCGATTCTCCAGGATACCAGCGGGGCCGTGATTTACACGGAGAAAACGAAAGACTGCGATTTCGGTGAGATCCGGGAGGCCTGTCCCTACGACATACCACGGCAGGACCCGGCGACGGGTGTACTATACAAGTGTACGTTCTGCAACGACCGGATCGACAACGGCATGGTTCCGGTTTGCATCAAGGCCTGTCCCACGGGGGCCCTGCAGTTCGGACTCAGGAAGGAGATCCTGAAGAGGGCAGAGACGCGGCTGAGAGAGTTGAAAAAGAGCCACCCTGCGGCGCGGATCCTCGACCGTGATGAGGTTAGCTGGATCTACATTCTCCATCAGCCTGAGGCTGAATTCCAGATGAGCCGGAAGGAGCGAAGCCCCTCTGTCCGGTATGCCCTGAGGTCGCTTTTCAAACCTCTTGGGATCCTCGCCATGGGCGCCGCCGTTGTGGGCCAGGTCTCCAGAGATAGAGAATAG
- a CDS encoding formate dehydrogenase accessory protein FdhE: protein MPRGSTEDLTALDERVKALVAMRPSHAELLEFCGALLKEQLKARKRLHGEAFSADIEGEFQEGETPPLLFGKEIPLELESAKGLFRSLRGLAKKQNRVLRKSVDEIDKAMRTRRIDLGRLLGEMTLSQTPYTDEVSSSLGLSRDVLVFLARASIQPFMEELALHLAAGQDHRDWRKGICPICGSPPIMSELSGEEGRRMWICSLCGYRWRGLRLGCPFCGREDPQAHRYLFVEGDDTVRVDVCDECGRYIKTLDSSKMDRKVFPLLEYVGTLHLDVLAQKEGYQRGSMPFLEIG from the coding sequence ATGCCAAGGGGATCTACAGAGGATCTAACGGCCTTGGACGAAAGGGTGAAAGCCCTGGTGGCCATGAGGCCGAGCCACGCTGAACTCTTGGAGTTTTGCGGGGCATTGTTGAAGGAACAGCTCAAGGCCAGGAAGAGGCTTCACGGAGAGGCTTTCTCGGCAGACATAGAAGGGGAGTTCCAGGAGGGGGAAACCCCTCCCCTCCTCTTTGGAAAGGAGATCCCCTTGGAGCTTGAGAGCGCAAAGGGGCTCTTCCGCTCTCTCCGCGGACTCGCAAAGAAGCAGAACCGAGTCCTCCGGAAATCCGTGGATGAGATCGACAAGGCCATGAGGACCAGGAGGATCGATTTGGGCAGGCTCTTGGGAGAGATGACGCTCAGCCAAACTCCATACACCGATGAGGTCTCGTCGTCCCTTGGGTTGAGCCGGGATGTGCTTGTCTTCCTGGCGCGAGCGAGTATCCAGCCCTTCATGGAAGAGCTGGCCCTCCACCTGGCGGCCGGGCAAGACCACCGGGATTGGAGGAAGGGAATCTGCCCCATCTGCGGGTCCCCTCCTATCATGTCGGAGCTTTCCGGCGAGGAGGGCAGGAGGATGTGGATCTGCTCTCTCTGCGGATACAGGTGGCGGGGGCTCCGTCTGGGGTGCCCCTTTTGCGGGAGGGAGGATCCTCAGGCCCACAGGTACCTCTTTGTTGAAGGGGATGACACGGTCAGAGTCGATGTCTGTGACGAGTGCGGCCGGTACATCAAGACTCTCGATTCGAGTAAGATGGACCGTAAGGTATTTCCGCTCTTGGAATACGTGGGAACCCTTCATCTCGATGTGCTGGCCCAAAAGGAGGGATATCAGAGAGGCTCGATGCCCTTTCTGGAGATCGGATAG
- a CDS encoding L-seryl-tRNA(Sec) selenium transferase has translation MEDRRALLSRIPKVDEILADPRVSGWVAEYSRGVVVQAVRFALESVRQRILTSPEPGWIGGARFSVEELMPYLREAMERQVARRLSRVVNATGVVIHTNLGRSLLCSDAVAHLEEVSRCFSNLEYDLEKGERGSRYVHVDELLCNLTGAEASLVVNNNAAAVLLVLNTLAEGKEVIVSRGQLVEIGGAFRIPDVMRRSGARLVEVGTTNRTHIEDYHRAIGQETALLLKVHTSNFRIVGFTSEVAGRDLVDLGRERGIPVMEDLGSGCFVDLARYGLGAEPMVQDSLETGIDVVTFSGDKLLGGPQAGIILGRKEVIRRVRANPLNRALRIDKLTLAALESTLRLYLDRERALAEIPTLAMLTVSPKELNRKARSLQRKIRSRLGGAVETAVRNETSQVGGGACPLEELPTRVVSVRSETFSSSQLEERLRRHRPPVIARIRRDELLLDLRTIREEEFPVLVDALVEAVGQGG, from the coding sequence GTGGAGGATAGACGAGCACTCCTGAGCCGAATCCCCAAGGTGGACGAGATTCTCGCCGATCCACGAGTGTCTGGGTGGGTTGCCGAATATTCTCGGGGCGTCGTTGTGCAGGCGGTCCGTTTTGCCCTGGAGAGCGTTCGGCAGAGGATTCTGACTTCTCCTGAACCTGGGTGGATTGGTGGGGCCAGGTTCTCCGTGGAGGAACTCATGCCCTATCTGAGAGAGGCCATGGAGCGGCAGGTGGCAAGACGGCTGAGCCGGGTGGTCAACGCAACAGGCGTGGTGATCCATACCAACCTGGGGAGGTCTCTTCTCTGTTCGGATGCCGTCGCCCACCTGGAGGAAGTCTCCCGTTGTTTTTCAAACCTCGAATACGATCTGGAAAAGGGAGAGCGTGGGTCTCGCTATGTTCATGTGGACGAGCTCCTGTGTAACCTCACCGGAGCCGAGGCCAGCCTGGTGGTGAACAACAATGCCGCCGCTGTCCTGCTGGTCCTCAACACGCTGGCCGAGGGGAAAGAGGTGATCGTCTCCCGGGGCCAACTGGTTGAAATCGGAGGGGCCTTCAGGATCCCTGACGTAATGCGTCGCAGCGGGGCCCGCCTGGTAGAGGTGGGGACAACGAACCGGACCCATATCGAGGACTACCATAGGGCCATCGGGCAGGAGACGGCTCTTCTTCTGAAGGTTCATACGAGTAATTTCAGGATCGTGGGGTTCACCTCCGAGGTCGCCGGAAGGGATCTGGTCGATCTGGGGAGGGAGCGGGGAATCCCCGTGATGGAGGACCTGGGCAGCGGCTGTTTCGTGGATCTCGCCCGGTACGGCCTCGGGGCAGAACCCATGGTTCAGGATTCTTTGGAAACAGGTATCGATGTCGTCACCTTCAGCGGCGATAAACTCCTGGGCGGTCCCCAGGCGGGCATCATCCTGGGAAGGAAAGAGGTCATCCGGCGGGTGCGGGCCAACCCTCTCAACCGTGCTCTTCGCATCGACAAGCTCACCCTGGCCGCCCTGGAGTCGACTCTCCGCCTCTACCTGGACAGGGAGAGGGCTCTCGCGGAGATCCCCACTCTGGCCATGCTGACCGTGTCTCCAAAGGAACTGAACCGGAAAGCCCGGAGCCTCCAGAGGAAGATCCGTTCGAGATTGGGAGGGGCCGTTGAAACCGCGGTCCGGAACGAGACCTCTCAGGTCGGGGGTGGAGCCTGTCCACTCGAAGAACTACCGACCCGGGTCGTCTCTGTTCGATCCGAGACGTTCTCATCCAGCCAGTTGGAAGAGAGGCTGAGGCGGCACCGGCCGCCGGTCATCGCCCGGATTCGACGGGATGAACTCCTCCTCGATCTCAGGACTATCCGAGAGGAAGAGTTTCCCGTCCTCGTGGACGCCCTGGTCGAGGCGGTGGGGCAAGGGGGCTGA
- a CDS encoding radical SAM protein has translation MPNLSWRDRNGEVRVNPLSYVPDNLDNITIDYRHVMKKVVRYLDPFGYEPFFNWFTYPVTAVFTCRGCVHGCRTCGGSADTYRAVACRKGVAYRSPRLLARDIFDSMDHLNAPVMIIGDIFQAGREYGFELLSALKQRRIKNHIAFEFFRPPSRGKLERIAEVVPNFNIEISPESHDEEIRRRFGRKYDNGSLERMIEDALDLGCRRIDLFFMTGLPGQTYGSVLDTVEYCRNLLERFGAGHRLIPFVSPMAPFLDPGSMVFENPEKFGYRLYYRTAEEHRQALMSPSWKYMLNYETEWMTRDEIVYSTYEAALRLNRIKARYGLVGQDKARVIEERIQQAVQLMHEIDRVVERTKPEDREGELRRLAVRFGSLGTATLCGKDELQWPTRFIRMNWFKILRTLLTPTRPNITEQEGTRGG, from the coding sequence GTGCCCAATCTCTCCTGGAGGGACCGGAACGGCGAGGTCCGCGTCAATCCCCTGTCATATGTTCCCGACAATCTCGATAACATTACCATCGATTACCGTCACGTCATGAAAAAGGTGGTTCGCTATCTCGACCCCTTCGGGTATGAACCCTTTTTCAACTGGTTCACCTACCCCGTGACGGCGGTCTTCACCTGCCGCGGTTGTGTCCACGGGTGCAGGACATGTGGGGGGTCGGCGGATACATACAGGGCCGTGGCATGCCGCAAGGGGGTGGCCTATCGTTCCCCCCGGCTGCTGGCTCGGGATATCTTCGATAGTATGGACCATCTCAATGCTCCGGTCATGATAATCGGCGACATATTCCAGGCGGGCAGGGAATATGGGTTTGAGCTCCTCTCAGCACTGAAGCAGAGAAGGATAAAGAATCACATAGCCTTTGAGTTCTTCAGGCCTCCTTCCAGGGGAAAGCTCGAGAGGATTGCCGAGGTGGTTCCCAATTTCAACATCGAGATCTCCCCGGAATCACACGACGAAGAGATCCGGAGGCGTTTCGGGAGAAAGTACGACAATGGATCCCTGGAAAGGATGATCGAAGACGCCTTGGATCTCGGCTGCAGGCGTATAGATCTGTTCTTCATGACAGGACTTCCCGGCCAGACCTATGGGTCTGTTCTGGATACGGTTGAGTACTGCCGGAATCTCCTGGAACGGTTTGGAGCGGGGCACAGGCTCATCCCCTTCGTTTCGCCCATGGCGCCCTTTCTCGATCCGGGGAGCATGGTGTTTGAGAACCCCGAAAAGTTCGGATACAGGCTCTACTACAGGACTGCAGAGGAGCACAGGCAGGCTCTTATGTCTCCGAGTTGGAAGTACATGCTCAACTACGAGACGGAATGGATGACCAGGGACGAGATTGTTTACAGTACCTATGAGGCGGCTCTCAGATTGAACCGCATCAAGGCGCGTTACGGTCTTGTGGGCCAGGACAAGGCCCGCGTTATAGAAGAAAGAATCCAGCAGGCCGTTCAGCTGATGCACGAGATCGACCGGGTTGTGGAGAGGACAAAGCCCGAGGACCGGGAAGGAGAGCTCCGGAGACTCGCGGTCCGCTTCGGGTCTCTGGGTACGGCTACCCTTTGCGGGAAGGATGAGCTCCAGTGGCCTACCCGCTTCATTCGGATGAACTGGTTTAAGATTCTCAGGACCCTTCTGACACCGACCCGTCCAAACATCACGGAGCAGGAAGGAACGCGTGGAGGATAG